The following proteins are encoded in a genomic region of Glycine soja cultivar W05 chromosome 17, ASM419377v2, whole genome shotgun sequence:
- the LOC114392719 gene encoding uncharacterized protein LOC114392719, protein MGSATSRIVFRIVVVALLLLLLFYIGRPLYWKISATVHDIRNNKQTVRQGLSQIVMEAQKTVGWYHDESDSGIRANNRKLLLHKPLSTVFA, encoded by the exons ATGGGTTCAGCGACATCAAGGATTGTGTTCCGCATTGTGGTGGTGGCgcttctgcttcttcttctcttctacaTCGGTCGCCCTCTGTATTGGAAAATCTCTGCCACCGTCCACGACATCCGCAACAACAAGCAAACTGTCAGACAAG GTCTTTCCCAAATCGTCATGGAGGCTCAGAAAACGGTGGGTTGGTATCACGACGAGTCTGACTCAGGGATTCGTGCTAATAACAGAAAGTTGCTTCTTCATAAACCCCTTTCCACAGTTTTTGCTTAG
- the LOC114392810 gene encoding probable 1-deoxy-D-xylulose-5-phosphate synthase, chloroplastic: MDLSSLSSYRTVGVTPSDPRKSLPQWGLHFLSYTHRLNQIKKRSSGVYASLSERERGEYYSQRPPTPLLDTVNYPIHMKNLSTNELKQLADELRSDVIFSVSRTGGHLGSSLGVVELTVALHYVFNAPQDKILWDVGHQSYPHKILTGRRDKMHTMRQTNGLSGFTKRSESEFDCFGTGHSSTTISAGLGMAVGRDLKGRKNNVVAVIGDGAMTAGQAYEAMNNAGYLDSDMIVILNDNKQVSLPTATLDGPIPPVGALSSALSRLQSNRPLRELREVAKGVTKRIGGPMHELAAKVDEYARGMISGSGSSLFEELGLYYIGPVDGHNINDLVAILNEVKSTNTTGPVLIHVITEKGRGYPYAEKAADKYHGVTKFDPPTGKQFKSKATTRSYTTYFAEALIAEAEADKDVVAIHAAMGGGTGMNLFHRRFPTRCFDVGIAEQHAVTFAAGLACEGLKPFCAIYSSFMQRAYDQVVHDVDLQKLPVRFAMDRAGLVGADGPTHCGSFDVTFMACLPNMVVMAPSDEAELFHMVATAAAINDRPSCFRYPRGNGIGVQLPTGNKGTPLEIGKGRILIEGERVALLGYGSAVQNCLAAASLVEHHGLRVTVADARFCKPLDRSLIRSLAKSHEVLITVEEGSIGGFGSHVAQFMALDGLIDGKLKWRPIVLPDRYIDHGSPADQLSLAGLTPSHIAATVFNILGQTREALEVMS; encoded by the exons ATGGATCTCTCCTCACTCTCTTCATACCGCACTGTCGGAGTAACACCTTCTGATCCTCGAAAATCACTTCCTCAATGGGGTCTTCATTTCCTCTCCTACACTCACAGGCTCAACCAG attAAGAAAAGGTCAAGTGGGGTATATGCATCACTAtccgagagagagagaggagagtaTTATTCCCAGAGACCGCCAACTCCGCTACTAGACACCGTCAACTATCCTATTCATATGAAAAATCTCTCTACCAAT GAGCTGAAACAACTCGCAGATGAACTGCGTTCTGATGTTATTTTCAGTGTTTCTAGAACTGGGGGCCATTTGGGCTCAAGTCTTGGTGTGGTGGAACTCACCGTTGCACTCCACTATGTCTTTAATGCCCCTCAGGACAAGATACTCTGGGACGTTGGTCACCAG TCTTACCCGCATAAGATACTCACCGGTAGGAGGGACAAGATGCATACCATGAGGCAGACAAATGGCTTGTCTGGCTTCACCAAACGTTCCGAGAGTGAATTTGATTGTTTTGGCACTGGTCACAGCTCCACCACTATTTCAGCCGGACTTG GAATGGCTGTTGGGAGAGATCTGAAGGGAAGAAAGAATAACGTGGTTGCTGTTATAGGTGATGGTGCCATGACAGCAGGCCAAGCTTATGAAGCCATGAACAATGCTGGATATCTTGATTCTGACATGATTGTTATTCTAAATGACAACAAACAGGTCTCTTTACCAACTGCTACTCTTGACGGACCCATACCACCTGTAGGAGCCTTGAGTAGCGCTCTCAGTAGATTACAATCAAATAGGCCTCTTAGAGAATTGAGAGAGGTTGCCAAG gGAGTTACTAAACGAATTGGAGGTCCTATGCATGAATTGGCTGCAAAAGTTGACGAGTATGCTCGTGGCATGATCAGTGGTTCTGGATCATCACTTTTTGAAGAGCTTGGACTCTACTATATTGGTCCTGTTGATGGTCATAACATAAATGATCTTGTTGCCATTCTCAATGAAGTTAAAAGCACTAACACAACCGGTCCTGTATTGATCCATGTTATCACTGAAAAAGGCCGTGGATACCCATATGCAGAAAAGGCAGCTGACAAATACCATG GGGTTACCAAGTTTGATCCACCAACTGGGAAGCAATTCAAATCCAAGGCTACCACTCGGTCTTATACAACATACTTTGCTGAAGCTTTGATTGCAGAAGCCGAAGCTGACAAAGACGTTGTTGCAATCCATGCTGCTATGGGAGGTGGAACTGGCATGAATCTCTTCCATCGCCGTTTCCCAACAAGATGCTTTGATGTGGGGATAGCAGAACAGCATGCTGTTACATTTGCTGCAGGTCTGGCTTGTGAAGGTCTTAAACCTTTCTGTGCAATTTACTCATCATTCATGCAGAGGGCTTATGACCAG GTGGTGCATGATGTGGATTTGCAGAAGCTGCCTGTAAGATTTGCAATGGACAGGGCTGGATTAGTTGGAGCAGATGGTCCCACACATTGTGGTTCTTTTGATGTCACATTTATGGCATGCCTGCCTAACATGGTGGTGATGGCTCCTTCTGATGAAGCCGAACTTTTCCACATGGTTGCCACTGCAGCAGCCATTAATGATCGACCTAGTTGTTTCCGATATCCAAGGGGAAATGGCATTGGTGTTCAACTACCAACTGGAAATAAAGGAACTCCTCTTGAG ATTGGGAAAGGTAGGATATTGATTGAAGGGGAAAGAGTGGCTCTCTTGGGCTATGGATCAGCTGTTCAGAACTGTTTGGCTGCAGCTTCCTTAGTGGAACATCATGGTTTGCGTGTAACAGTTGCTGATGCACGTTTCTGCAAACCACTGGATCGTTCCCTGATTCGCAGCCTGGCAAAATCACATGAGGTTTTGATTACAGTTGAAGAAGGATCAATTGGAGGATTTGGTTCTCATGTTGCTCAGTTCATGGCCCTTGATGGCCTTATAGATGGCAAATTGAAG TGGAGGCCAATAGTTCTTCCGGATCGTTATATCGACCATGGATCACCTGCTGACCAATTGTCTTTAGCCGGTCTTACACCATCTCACATAGCAGCAACAGTGTTCAACATACTAGGACAAACAAGAGAGGCACTAGAGGTCATGTCTTAG
- the LOC114392825 gene encoding serine/arginine-rich SC35-like splicing factor SCL28 isoform X1 — protein MGRYRSRSRSYSPRRRSRSPPAPRGRNRYVDDRYGDSRSYRDRRSPLPSGLLVRNLPLDARPEDLRIPFERYGPVKDVYLPKNYYTGEPRGFGFVKYRYGEDAAEAKQHLNHTIIGGREIRIVFAEENRKTPQEMRVNTRGSGRYGGGRRRNHTRSPRRRYRSYSRSPSPARDDSRDGRGRDDYYSPERSRSYSRSLSPSGGKDYRKSPRLRENGRSPNDKKDQTPSRSESPRGNDRSPSRSRSRSYSPR, from the exons ATGGGAAGGTATCGAAGCCGGAGCAGGAGCTATAGCCCCCGGCGGCGAAGCAGGAGCCCACCGGCACCGCGCGGACGGAACCGCTATGTCGACGATCGCTACGGTGACAGCAGGTCTTACAGAGACCGCCGCTCACCTCTTCCTTCCGGCTTGCTTGTTCGCAATCTTCCCCTTGATGCCAG GCCTGAGGATCTTAGGATCCCATTTGAGCGCTATGGTCCTGTGAAGGATGTTTATCTACCTAAAAATTACTACACTGG TGAGCCTCGCGGCTTTGGATTTGTGAAATATCGATATGGTGAAGATGCAGCTGAGGCAAAGCAACATCTTAATCATACTATCATTGGTGGACGTGAAATAAGGATTGTTTTCGCTGAGGAAAACAGGAAAACTCCTCAAGAAATGCGTGTTAACACTCGAGGAAG TGGTCGATATGGAGGTGGTAGAAGGAGGAATCATACTAGATCCCCACGACGCCGATATCGTT CATATTCTCGGTCTCCATCACCAGCTAGGGATGATTCAAG GGACGGCAGGGGTAGGGATGATTATTATTCTCCTGAGCGATCAAGATCTTATTCTAGGTCTCTCTCTCCCAGTGGTGGGAAGGACTACAGGAAGTCCCCTCGTCTTAGGGAGAATGGTCGGAGTCCTAATGACAAGAAGGATCAGACACCCAGCAGATCCGAGAGTCCTAGGGGCAATGATCGTAGTCCTTCAAGGTCTCGTTCACGGTCATACag TCCACGCTGA
- the LOC114392825 gene encoding serine/arginine-rich SC35-like splicing factor SCL28 isoform X2, which translates to MGRYRSRSRSYSPRRRSRSPPAPRGRNRYVDDRYGDSRSYRDRRSPLPSGLLVRNLPLDARPEDLRIPFERYGPVKDVYLPKNYYTGEPRGFGFVKYRYGEDAAEAKQHLNHTIIGGREIRIVFAEENRKTPQEMRVNTRGSGRYGGGRRRNHTRSPRRRYRSYSRSPSPARDDSRGRDDYYSPERSRSYSRSLSPSGGKDYRKSPRLRENGRSPNDKKDQTPSRSESPRGNDRSPSRSRSRSYSPR; encoded by the exons ATGGGAAGGTATCGAAGCCGGAGCAGGAGCTATAGCCCCCGGCGGCGAAGCAGGAGCCCACCGGCACCGCGCGGACGGAACCGCTATGTCGACGATCGCTACGGTGACAGCAGGTCTTACAGAGACCGCCGCTCACCTCTTCCTTCCGGCTTGCTTGTTCGCAATCTTCCCCTTGATGCCAG GCCTGAGGATCTTAGGATCCCATTTGAGCGCTATGGTCCTGTGAAGGATGTTTATCTACCTAAAAATTACTACACTGG TGAGCCTCGCGGCTTTGGATTTGTGAAATATCGATATGGTGAAGATGCAGCTGAGGCAAAGCAACATCTTAATCATACTATCATTGGTGGACGTGAAATAAGGATTGTTTTCGCTGAGGAAAACAGGAAAACTCCTCAAGAAATGCGTGTTAACACTCGAGGAAG TGGTCGATATGGAGGTGGTAGAAGGAGGAATCATACTAGATCCCCACGACGCCGATATCGTT CATATTCTCGGTCTCCATCACCAGCTAGGGATGATTCAAG GGGTAGGGATGATTATTATTCTCCTGAGCGATCAAGATCTTATTCTAGGTCTCTCTCTCCCAGTGGTGGGAAGGACTACAGGAAGTCCCCTCGTCTTAGGGAGAATGGTCGGAGTCCTAATGACAAGAAGGATCAGACACCCAGCAGATCCGAGAGTCCTAGGGGCAATGATCGTAGTCCTTCAAGGTCTCGTTCACGGTCATACag TCCACGCTGA